A segment of the uncultured Desulfobulbus sp. genome:
GCCTCAACATCGTCGGTAAACCCATCCATGGCAAGGGCCATTGCAACCACTGCGGAGTAATCCTTATCGCTTATGTGCTTTACACCCGGCCAGCCCACCAGGCCATTGGTGAAGACACGATCGATATAGTCCGGACTGGGCTTTTGAATACAGTTGGTGGTAAAGAGAATCGGCCCGGGGAAATTGGGAAATTCTTTGTGCTGATTCTGCCAGGCAGTCCCGTAATGACCGTAAAAATGCGGATATTTTTTCAGCTCTGGATAGCCGTGACAGGGCAGCATCTCACCATGGGTATAGACATCAATCCCCTTCCCTTCGGTCTGCTTGAGGAGGAGCTCAAGATCGTGGAGATCATGGCCGGTAATGAGAATACATTTTCCCTTACGATGCCCCAACGGCACAGGTGTCGGGACCGGGTGCCCGTAGTTACCGGTGTTGGCAGCATCTAAAAGCTCCATGGCACGCAGGTTGATCTCTCCGGCTTTCATGGCCACGGGCACACACTGCTCGACCGTCAAGCCGGACACCAGAAGAACGGTCAATGCCTCATAACAGAAGGCGGCAATGGCAGGATCGGACTGGCCCAAGATGGCCGCGTGATCAGCATAGGCGGCAATACCTTTGACCCCGTAGAGCAAAGTCTGCTTCAATGATTTGATGTTTTCATCGCTGTCCAGATTTTCGATCAGGTTTAACGCTTTGCCCTGGGCTGCCAACTCACTCACTGAACCTGCGGGAACGAAGCTGGCCGGCGCCTCGGAAAAATCGGTTTTGCCACCGGCAGCTGCCACCTTCGCCTTCATGGCCTCCCGGAGCTCAACGGTTTTGCTAATCAGCGCCACAAACCGATCCGGATCAAAATCAACATTGGTAAGGGTGGAAAAAATAGCTTCAAAGGTGAACCGATCGGTTGGTTCATCAATGATGCCTTTTTTTCGCCCCTCCTGGGCAAACAGGGCCAGCCCCTGCAGGGCATGGATCAGCAGGTCCTGAAGATCGGCAACTTCTTCATTCTTCCCGCAAACACCCTTGATGTTGCATCCGGTTCCTTTGGCAGTCTGTTCACACTGGTTACAAAACATGGCATTCCTCCTCAAATAATGTATGTTCGCACTTGGGCGTTCTTGCTCTCTGATATGCCTGTACTGTACACCCACTACATGAATCTTCTTTGACCTAGGTCAAAAAACAAAATTCTTTTTCCATTTTTTTCACATTACCCCCCAAACACTCTCAAAAAGGGCTGTCTCGTTGTCTGTATCTAACCCGCAGGAACAGCGGGCCGCCTTTGACCACAGAAAAAGTCTATGGCAGAAAAATACGATCTCCTTGCGGCAAGCCTTCTCTTTCAAGGACTTACCCAAGAGCACCTAGAAAAAGTCAGCTCCATAACGATTCGCAAATCCTACAAAAAAGGAGAAACTATCTTTTTTGAAGGGGATCCGGGCATCGGCTTTTACATGGTTAGCAAGGGGCAGGTGAAAATTTTCAAAACCTCCTTTGAGGGTAAGGAACAGATCCTCCACATCTTTGGTCCGGGCGAGCCCTTTGGCGAGGTACCGGTCTTTCACGGCAACCCCTTTCCGGCCAACGCTCTGGCCTTAAGCGCCTGTGAGACCTTATTTTTTCCTCGAGCTGAATTTGTGGAATTGATAACGGCCCACCCTTCCCTTGCGCTTAACATGCTCGCTGTCCTGGCCCTGCGGCTACGCCGTTTCACCACCCAGGTGGAAAATCTCTCCCTCAAAGAGGTGCCAGGCAGACTGGCCTCGCACCTGCTCTATCTCATGGAGGAACAGGGACGTAGAGATCAGATCACCCTGGATATCCCCAAAGGGCAGTTGGCCAGCCTCTTGGGAACCAGCTCTGAGACCTTATCCCGTATTTTCAGCAAAATGAGCGATGAGGGACTGATTCGAGTCGAAGGAAAAACTATTGTCATCCTCGATGAAGAGGGCTTGAAAAAACGCTGACCGGCCTCCCCTCTTCGGAATCGGTGGTTGCCTTCCCCTTTCTGGTGGTTATTGTTTCAAACTATCTTTTTAATTGGTTAGATCCGTTCCCTGTAAACGGTACTTCACATTGATATCTTTTCCACAAAGTCACAGAAGGACATACGCAATGGCGACAAAAAAACTTTTGATGCTGGTTGGCGATTACGTTGAAGACTACGAAGTTATGGTCCCTTTTCAGGCCTTGAGCATGCTTGGCTACCAGGTGGATGCGGTCTGCCCGGGCAAGAAAGCCGGCGAAGTTGTCCGCACCTCGGTGCACGATTTTGAAGGAGATCAGACCTACAGCGAAAAACGGGGGCACAACTTCACCCTTAGCGCTGACTTTGATGCAGTCAAACCAGAAGAGTATATTGGTCTGGTGATTCCCGGCGGCCGCGCCCCGGAATACCTGCGCCTCAACGAGCAGGTCCTGGCCATTGTCCAGGTCTTTGCAGATGAGAAAAAACCCATTGCCGCTA
Coding sequences within it:
- the hcp gene encoding hydroxylamine reductase; translated protein: MFCNQCEQTAKGTGCNIKGVCGKNEEVADLQDLLIHALQGLALFAQEGRKKGIIDEPTDRFTFEAIFSTLTNVDFDPDRFVALISKTVELREAMKAKVAAAGGKTDFSEAPASFVPAGSVSELAAQGKALNLIENLDSDENIKSLKQTLLYGVKGIAAYADHAAILGQSDPAIAAFCYEALTVLLVSGLTVEQCVPVAMKAGEINLRAMELLDAANTGNYGHPVPTPVPLGHRKGKCILITGHDLHDLELLLKQTEGKGIDVYTHGEMLPCHGYPELKKYPHFYGHYGTAWQNQHKEFPNFPGPILFTTNCIQKPSPDYIDRVFTNGLVGWPGVKHISDKDYSAVVAMALAMDGFTDDVEAGQVLVGFARNTVLGVADKVIEAVKSKAIRHFFLVGGCDGAKPGRDYFTQFVEQVPDDCMVLTLACGKFRFFDKNLGDIGGIPRLLDVGQCNDAYSAIQIAVALAQAFECGVNDLPLSLIISWYEQKAVAILLTLLYLGIKDIRLGPSLPAFISPAVLEFLVNTFDIKPVDTPEADLKAILG
- a CDS encoding Crp/Fnr family transcriptional regulator, encoding MAEKYDLLAASLLFQGLTQEHLEKVSSITIRKSYKKGETIFFEGDPGIGFYMVSKGQVKIFKTSFEGKEQILHIFGPGEPFGEVPVFHGNPFPANALALSACETLFFPRAEFVELITAHPSLALNMLAVLALRLRRFTTQVENLSLKEVPGRLASHLLYLMEEQGRRDQITLDIPKGQLASLLGTSSETLSRIFSKMSDEGLIRVEGKTIVILDEEGLKKR
- a CDS encoding DJ-1/PfpI family protein translates to MATKKLLMLVGDYVEDYEVMVPFQALSMLGYQVDAVCPGKKAGEVVRTSVHDFEGDQTYSEKRGHNFTLSADFDAVKPEEYIGLVIPGGRAPEYLRLNEQVLAIVQVFADEKKPIAAICHGAQLLTAAGVLSGRECSAYPACAPEIRQAGGQYIEIAMDSAHVEGNLITAPAWPAHPAWLAQFVKQLGASITI